In Halorientalis sp. LT38, a genomic segment contains:
- a CDS encoding DUF5802 family protein has protein sequence MFERFSSGYYLGRLYVTPGESDTAAISREQHERVNEQLYATGEGVERLDRPLVMKVDERHFPVTGAEGVPEDTLAVPRSVLEDTRIDNPPALTEVLLAKADRAQQLLALSSDRTTAVDDPDEGPEPGGPAI, from the coding sequence ATGTTCGAGCGGTTCTCGAGCGGGTACTACCTCGGCCGGCTCTACGTGACGCCGGGCGAGAGTGACACCGCAGCCATCAGTCGCGAACAACACGAGCGAGTCAACGAGCAGCTCTACGCCACCGGCGAGGGGGTAGAGCGGCTCGATCGACCGCTGGTCATGAAAGTCGACGAACGACACTTCCCGGTGACCGGGGCCGAGGGCGTGCCCGAGGACACGCTCGCGGTGCCGCGGTCGGTGCTCGAAGACACGCGGATCGACAATCCGCCGGCGCTCACGGAGGTCCTGCTCGCGAAGGCCGACCGGGCCCAGCAGCTCCTGGCGCTTTCGAGCGACAGGACGACAGCCGTCGACGACCCGGACGAGGGGCCCGAACCCGGCGGCCCCGCAATTTAA
- a CDS encoding ArsR/SmtB family transcription factor, with amino-acid sequence MDSAELLDLLGNENRRRILRLLARKPCYVTEISEYLGVSPKAVIDHLRKLETAGLVESRTDDQRRKYYFISQNLRLEVSVSPYGFGAKSAYPASQSLDVTASCRYLKIDVGSREPGDVSDIAAELARLDQLENELSMAQRWVQGRLATVMERLGDELGVEDTRLYADVLGALADGPASTDAVEDAVDAPNPVVREALSELSEHGVVAQSDDEWRIRD; translated from the coding sequence ATGGATTCGGCCGAGCTACTCGATCTCCTGGGAAACGAGAACCGCAGGCGGATCCTTCGGCTGCTCGCCCGAAAGCCCTGTTACGTGACCGAGATCAGCGAGTACCTCGGTGTGAGTCCCAAGGCCGTCATCGACCACCTCCGCAAACTGGAGACGGCCGGCCTGGTCGAGAGCCGGACCGACGACCAGCGGCGGAAATATTACTTCATCTCCCAGAACCTGCGGCTGGAAGTCAGCGTCTCGCCCTACGGCTTCGGTGCCAAGAGCGCCTATCCCGCGAGCCAGAGCCTCGACGTCACCGCCAGCTGTCGGTACCTGAAGATCGACGTCGGCTCCCGCGAACCCGGTGACGTCTCCGACATCGCGGCCGAACTCGCACGGCTGGATCAGCTGGAAAACGAGCTGTCGATGGCCCAGCGGTGGGTCCAGGGCCGCCTCGCCACGGTCATGGAGCGACTCGGCGACGAACTCGGCGTGGAGGACACGCGACTGTACGCCGACGTGCTGGGGGCGCTGGCGGACGGCCCGGCGTCGACGGACGCGGTGGAGGACGCGGTCGACGCGCCGAACCCCGTGGTCCGCGAGGCGCTCTCAGAACTCAGCGAGCACGGCGTCGTGGCGCAGTCGGACGACGAGTGGCGGATCCGCGATTAG
- the gatD gene encoding Glu-tRNA(Gln) amidotransferase subunit GatD gives MNPGDRVRVERADQRYEGVLLPSTTDDNLVVKLDSGYNVGVDRAEAAVEVLEADTYDVAGAQDAAGESEIAFDDDLPTISLISTGGTIASTVDYRTGAVTAQFDAEDVLRAVPDLAGRANYRGRVVANILSENMTPDVWQELAQAVHEEIEAGADGVVVMHGTDTMQFTASALAFMLETPVPIVFTGSQRSADRPSSDNVMNAVCAVEAAKADCAEVLVCMHADEADERCALHRGTRVRKNHTSRRDAFETVGAKPLGEVDYEREDVTFHREHAQRGETDLALHDDLATDVGLVKFTPGTDPAMLDAAADGAEGVVIEGTGLGHVNTDWIETVEALTEAGTTVVMTSQCLEGRVCDRVYDTGRDLLDAGVVEGEDLLPGTAKVKLMWVLANRDDPAAAMQTPLAGEIQAQSRPWT, from the coding sequence ATGAACCCAGGCGACCGGGTCCGCGTCGAGCGCGCGGACCAGCGCTACGAGGGCGTCCTTCTGCCCTCGACGACGGACGACAACCTCGTCGTCAAACTCGACAGCGGCTACAACGTCGGCGTCGACCGGGCCGAGGCCGCCGTCGAAGTGCTCGAGGCCGACACCTACGACGTCGCCGGCGCACAGGACGCCGCGGGCGAGTCCGAGATCGCGTTCGACGACGACCTGCCGACCATCTCGCTGATCTCGACCGGCGGCACCATCGCCTCGACGGTCGACTACCGGACGGGCGCCGTCACCGCCCAATTCGACGCCGAGGACGTGCTGCGGGCGGTGCCGGACCTGGCCGGCCGGGCGAACTACCGCGGCCGCGTCGTCGCGAACATCCTGAGCGAGAACATGACGCCCGACGTCTGGCAGGAGCTGGCCCAGGCCGTCCACGAGGAGATCGAGGCCGGCGCGGACGGCGTCGTCGTCATGCACGGCACCGACACGATGCAGTTCACCGCGTCGGCGCTCGCCTTCATGCTCGAGACGCCCGTCCCGATCGTCTTCACCGGGAGCCAGCGCTCCGCGGACCGCCCCTCCTCGGACAACGTCATGAACGCCGTCTGCGCCGTCGAGGCCGCCAAGGCCGACTGCGCGGAGGTGCTGGTCTGCATGCACGCCGACGAGGCGGACGAGCGCTGCGCCCTCCACCGCGGCACCCGCGTCCGGAAGAACCACACCTCCCGCCGCGACGCGTTCGAGACCGTCGGCGCGAAACCCCTCGGCGAGGTGGACTATGAACGTGAAGACGTCACCTTCCACCGGGAGCACGCCCAGCGCGGCGAGACCGACCTCGCCCTGCACGACGACCTGGCGACCGACGTGGGCCTCGTGAAGTTCACGCCCGGCACCGATCCCGCGATGCTCGACGCCGCGGCCGACGGCGCCGAGGGGGTCGTGATCGAGGGGACCGGCCTGGGCCACGTCAACACCGACTGGATCGAGACGGTCGAAGCACTGACCGAGGCCGGGACGACGGTCGTGATGACCAGCCAGTGTCTGGAAGGGCGGGTCTGCGACCGGGTGTACGACACCGGCCGGGACCTGCTCGACGCCGGCGTGGTCGAGGGCGAGGACCTCCTGCCCGGGACGGCCAAAGTCAAACTCATGTGGGTGCTCGCGAACCGGGACGACCCGGCCGCGGCGATGCAAACGCCCCTGGCCGGCGAGATCCAGGCCCAGTCCCGGCCCTGGACCTGA
- a CDS encoding GNAT family N-acetyltransferase translates to MGDEGADLAVRQAGPDDHEAVAEFTEDSWPDREVSDYLPRVFPEWVESDGPDQRTFVATVDGTPAGVCQGVLLSDHEAWAQGMRVAPDARGLGLAHRLTDAVFDWAADRGATVCRNLVFSWNVQGLGTSRGVGFEPVTEFRWVHPEPDADADAGAEAEPDHVVADDRPDAAWSYWQRSDANRALRGLTLAPDESWAVRELTRDVLRRAADETRVFAVSTDEGTRAMAYRARDYDSAESGERIAEYGVAAWANHPAARSLFAAIARDAAAVDADRTRVLIPETARAVSDAAAVGVEIGEEPDFVLEADLTGR, encoded by the coding sequence ATGGGCGACGAGGGGGCCGACCTCGCGGTCCGCCAGGCCGGGCCCGACGACCACGAGGCCGTCGCCGAATTTACCGAGGACTCCTGGCCGGACCGCGAGGTCAGCGACTACCTCCCCCGCGTGTTCCCCGAGTGGGTCGAGAGCGACGGTCCCGACCAGCGCACCTTCGTCGCGACCGTCGACGGCACCCCCGCAGGCGTCTGTCAGGGCGTCCTGCTCTCCGACCACGAGGCCTGGGCGCAGGGGATGCGCGTCGCACCCGACGCCCGCGGCCTGGGGCTGGCCCACCGGCTCACCGACGCGGTCTTCGACTGGGCGGCCGACCGCGGGGCGACCGTCTGTCGCAACCTCGTCTTCTCCTGGAACGTCCAGGGGCTGGGAACCTCCAGAGGGGTCGGTTTCGAGCCGGTCACCGAATTCCGGTGGGTGCATCCGGAACCGGACGCGGACGCCGACGCTGGGGCCGAAGCGGAGCCCGATCACGTCGTCGCCGACGACCGCCCGGACGCGGCCTGGAGTTACTGGCAGCGCAGCGACGCGAACCGGGCGCTCCGGGGACTCACGCTCGCGCCAGACGAGTCCTGGGCCGTCCGGGAGCTGACCCGCGACGTGCTCCGCCGGGCCGCCGACGAGACGCGAGTCTTCGCCGTCAGCACCGACGAGGGAACGCGGGCGATGGCCTACCGGGCCCGCGACTACGACTCGGCCGAAAGCGGCGAGCGGATCGCCGAGTACGGGGTCGCCGCGTGGGCCAACCACCCGGCCGCACGGTCGCTGTTCGCCGCCATCGCGCGGGACGCCGCGGCGGTGGACGCAGACCGGACGCGCGTGCTGATCCCCGAGACGGCCCGGGCCGTCAGCGACGCGGCGGCCGTCGGGGTCGAGATCGGCGAGGAACCCGACTTCGTGCTGGAAGCCGACCTGACCGGGCGGTGA
- a CDS encoding antitoxin VapB family protein, with the protein MGTEYKNVRLTEEAYEKLRSRKREEESFSDVVARLAGERSLLELRGMLDEDEADDVEAALDDSYGDYADDLAADWDDR; encoded by the coding sequence ATGGGGACTGAGTACAAGAACGTCCGCCTGACGGAGGAGGCCTACGAGAAGCTCCGCAGTCGGAAACGCGAGGAGGAGTCCTTCTCGGACGTAGTCGCTCGGCTCGCCGGCGAACGATCGCTGCTCGAACTCAGAGGGATGCTCGACGAGGACGAGGCCGACGACGTCGAAGCGGCGCTCGATGACAGTTACGGTGACTACGCCGACGACCTCGCCGCCGACTGGGACGATCGATGA
- a CDS encoding PIN domain-containing protein → MILDTSVVLDLMRDDRDAVERVRELETDGIAQRLSAMTLYELHWGLGYTDRSAEERAEIEAVVESRTLYDVTPEILRKAGRIGGGLRSEGLPLDDPGDEIIGATGVVHDEPVLTANPTDFRRIDGLSVDTY, encoded by the coding sequence ATGATCCTCGACACGTCGGTGGTACTCGATCTGATGCGGGACGATCGAGACGCCGTCGAGCGCGTCCGCGAACTCGAAACCGACGGGATCGCGCAGCGACTCTCGGCGATGACGCTGTACGAACTCCACTGGGGACTGGGGTACACCGATCGGTCGGCCGAGGAGCGGGCCGAGATCGAGGCCGTCGTCGAGTCCAGAACGCTGTACGACGTGACCCCCGAGATACTCCGGAAGGCCGGGCGGATCGGCGGCGGACTCCGGAGTGAGGGACTGCCGCTGGACGACCCGGGCGACGAGATCATCGGTGCGACGGGTGTCGTCCACGACGAACCCGTCTTGACCGCCAATCCGACCGACTTCCGCCGGATCGACGGGCTCTCCGTCGACACGTATTGA
- a CDS encoding DUF2085 domain-containing protein, with product MAHDESSVPAEIRAGLRRTAPFFLSHHLPDEYHRCHTLSIRGRTVRLCARCSGIYPGIVLGMAAALWGLWRPWHALAILAFPAPALVQWALVTFGDRRGRNATRTVTGLLLGVGYGLGVVTFLGDPFAPVPLVAAIGYGGLAGVLLYLERARSATVAGE from the coding sequence ATGGCCCACGACGAGAGTTCCGTGCCGGCCGAGATCCGCGCCGGACTCCGTCGCACGGCCCCGTTTTTCCTCTCGCACCACCTTCCGGACGAGTACCACCGGTGTCACACTCTCTCGATTCGGGGCCGAACCGTCCGCCTCTGTGCCCGCTGTTCAGGAATCTATCCGGGGATCGTCCTCGGGATGGCGGCGGCGCTTTGGGGCCTCTGGCGGCCGTGGCACGCCCTTGCCATCCTGGCGTTTCCCGCTCCCGCGCTGGTCCAGTGGGCGCTCGTCACCTTCGGGGACCGACGCGGACGGAACGCGACGCGGACGGTCACCGGCCTGCTGCTCGGAGTCGGCTACGGCCTCGGTGTCGTCACGTTCCTCGGAGACCCGTTCGCCCCCGTCCCACTCGTCGCCGCGATCGGATACGGGGGGCTAGCGGGGGTGCTTCTCTATCTGGAACGCGCCCGGTCCGCAACCGTCGCGGGCGAGTGA
- a CDS encoding TM2 domain-containing protein, with protein sequence MSADRKPDETEQYCSSCGEIIKKEAEICPECGVRQKPAVSDSSKDRVTAGVLAILLGIFGVHKFYLGDNKMGILYLCFFWTAIPGVVGLIEGIIYLSKTDEEFQRIYVDEE encoded by the coding sequence ATGAGTGCCGATCGGAAGCCGGACGAGACCGAGCAGTACTGTTCGTCCTGCGGCGAGATCATCAAGAAGGAAGCCGAGATCTGCCCCGAGTGCGGCGTCCGACAGAAACCGGCCGTCAGCGATAGCTCGAAGGACCGGGTCACCGCCGGCGTCCTCGCCATCTTGCTCGGCATCTTCGGCGTCCACAAGTTCTACCTGGGCGACAACAAGATGGGGATCCTCTACCTCTGTTTCTTCTGGACGGCCATCCCCGGCGTCGTCGGACTGATCGAGGGGATCATCTACCTGAGCAAGACCGACGAAGAGTTCCAGCGCATCTACGTCGACGAGGAGTGA
- a CDS encoding ubiquitin-like small modifier protein 1 yields MEWQLFANLKETVGQSYVEVDVEPGATFGEALDALLEAHPELAEEVLDDDGELRDHIRVLRNGDNPFVSAEGRETELEAGDELALFPPVSGG; encoded by the coding sequence ATGGAGTGGCAGCTCTTCGCCAACCTCAAGGAGACCGTCGGGCAGTCCTACGTCGAAGTGGACGTCGAACCCGGGGCGACCTTCGGCGAGGCCCTCGACGCCCTGCTCGAGGCACACCCGGAACTCGCCGAGGAAGTCCTGGACGACGACGGCGAGCTCCGCGATCACATCCGCGTCCTCCGCAACGGGGACAACCCGTTCGTCTCCGCCGAGGGCCGCGAGACCGAACTGGAAGCGGGCGACGAACTCGCGCTCTTTCCCCCGGTCAGCGGCGGGTAA
- a CDS encoding TrkA C-terminal domain-containing protein — protein MTLQFAAVLDRPTVAAAQLLGLAVLSGGLSAAVALLYRWYTRERVQRGLPVLVGLAGVAVSFNTTAILGQVLAGGTAPLSPETAVFNVAAFLLAGFTAAGGVDVGDRLGNDLFAATGSRSVEGEVSRVVEAVGRVIAVELPEEIDDIVGYDPVPDETKAQLAGRTFLFPRRLTVADLEDRLRTRLKSDYGVGHVDVDVAADGSVEFLALGARVAGIGPTLPPETAAVVIRADPAFAASAGDVVQVWRRDPVERVTTAEVRGVAGDAVTLAVDAADTEVLDADTEYRLVTLPTEARLDREFASLLRGAEETMSVVELDATSPLVGQPVGSLDVAVMAVRLADGGIEAIPGRGHVLAAGDAVYAVARPELLRKLEVAAAVADPAAARAASSESDD, from the coding sequence GTGACGCTCCAGTTCGCCGCGGTGCTCGACCGGCCGACCGTCGCAGCGGCGCAACTGCTCGGCCTGGCCGTCCTCTCGGGCGGCCTCTCCGCGGCCGTGGCGCTCCTGTACCGCTGGTACACCCGCGAGCGCGTCCAGCGCGGGCTCCCGGTGCTCGTCGGTCTCGCCGGCGTCGCCGTCTCCTTCAACACGACCGCGATTCTGGGGCAGGTACTCGCCGGTGGGACGGCCCCGCTCTCCCCCGAGACGGCGGTGTTCAACGTCGCCGCCTTCCTCCTCGCCGGCTTCACGGCCGCGGGGGGCGTCGACGTCGGTGACCGGTTGGGCAACGACCTCTTCGCCGCCACCGGGAGCAGGAGCGTGGAGGGGGAGGTCAGCCGGGTGGTCGAGGCCGTCGGGCGCGTGATCGCCGTCGAACTCCCCGAGGAGATCGACGACATCGTGGGCTACGATCCCGTCCCAGACGAGACGAAGGCGCAACTGGCCGGCCGGACCTTCCTCTTCCCCCGGCGACTGACGGTGGCCGACCTCGAAGACCGCCTGCGTACGCGACTCAAGAGCGACTACGGCGTCGGTCACGTCGACGTCGACGTCGCAGCCGACGGCAGCGTCGAGTTCCTCGCCCTCGGTGCACGGGTGGCCGGCATCGGCCCGACGCTCCCGCCCGAAACCGCAGCCGTCGTGATTCGGGCCGACCCGGCTTTCGCCGCCAGCGCCGGCGACGTGGTCCAGGTGTGGCGACGGGATCCGGTCGAGCGCGTGACGACCGCCGAAGTCAGGGGCGTCGCGGGCGACGCGGTGACGCTGGCTGTCGACGCGGCCGACACCGAGGTGCTCGACGCAGACACCGAGTACCGGCTCGTAACATTGCCCACGGAGGCCCGCCTCGACCGCGAGTTCGCCTCGCTGCTGCGCGGCGCCGAGGAGACGATGAGCGTCGTCGAACTCGACGCGACGAGTCCGCTCGTCGGCCAGCCCGTCGGCTCGCTCGACGTCGCCGTGATGGCCGTGCGGCTGGCCGACGGCGGCATCGAGGCCATCCCCGGCCGGGGCCACGTCCTCGCGGCCGGCGACGCCGTCTACGCCGTCGCCAGGCCCGAACTGCTCCGGAAACTCGAGGTCGCCGCGGCGGTCGCCGACCCGGCGGCGGCCCGGGCGGCCTCGTCCGAGAGCGACGACTGA
- a CDS encoding potassium channel family protein: MASLPVEVLLGVYLGFLTGIIPALVAWTLGFGFKYFTGVTIPGFGVVVLAVALAGVSGGLLALADPTVTQSANAPILVTAILVVTALSLYAHAKGDQLGANFPRRLSFSKLRERTLPRDVVEFVGGRDQVRITVVGDVSDVEGYPPLPDDLRSEIGEAEYTLPADLRVSELEDRVAERLRTEFDLGDVTVSIDERGRASVAAAPPFSGLSKRIPAGKRAVSVDALIPTGLARGDEVTLVTNDAQVGGTVVSAKSDDPAADRRLTSPTAAEIEGAEAEAGADAVEDDDAPARAVRAPTTGGGEGRLTAAVSRTDAEPLVRADRARVVVEARGTRLEYELVSLLRRSGIRFRRFTVGAESELDGVTLGTATVRDTHGVAVLAVRKPTGWLVTPPGTLGIAAGDELFAVGEPRQLDAFAEVVA; this comes from the coding sequence ATGGCTTCACTCCCGGTCGAGGTGTTGCTGGGGGTCTATCTCGGCTTCCTCACCGGGATCATCCCCGCGCTGGTCGCCTGGACGCTGGGCTTCGGGTTCAAGTACTTCACCGGCGTCACCATCCCCGGCTTCGGTGTGGTGGTGCTCGCAGTCGCGCTCGCCGGCGTCAGCGGTGGCCTGCTCGCGCTGGCCGACCCGACGGTCACCCAGTCGGCCAACGCGCCCATCCTCGTGACGGCGATTCTCGTCGTCACGGCCCTGTCCCTGTACGCCCACGCGAAGGGCGACCAACTCGGCGCGAACTTCCCGCGTCGGCTCTCCTTCTCGAAACTCCGCGAACGCACGCTCCCCCGGGACGTCGTCGAGTTCGTCGGCGGCCGCGACCAGGTCCGGATCACCGTCGTCGGCGACGTCTCCGACGTGGAGGGGTACCCGCCGCTGCCCGACGACCTCCGGTCCGAGATCGGGGAGGCCGAGTACACGCTCCCGGCGGATCTGCGGGTCTCCGAACTCGAGGACCGCGTCGCAGAGCGCCTGCGCACGGAGTTCGACCTCGGGGACGTCACGGTGAGCATCGACGAACGCGGTCGCGCCTCGGTCGCCGCCGCACCGCCCTTTTCCGGGCTCTCGAAGCGGATCCCCGCCGGCAAACGCGCCGTCTCCGTCGACGCGCTGATCCCCACCGGCCTCGCGCGCGGGGACGAGGTGACGCTCGTCACGAACGACGCGCAGGTCGGCGGCACCGTCGTGAGCGCCAAATCCGACGACCCAGCCGCCGACCGCCGACTGACATCGCCGACTGCGGCCGAAATCGAGGGGGCAGAGGCCGAAGCCGGCGCCGACGCGGTCGAAGACGACGACGCACCGGCGCGGGCTGTCAGGGCGCCGACGACCGGCGGCGGCGAGGGCCGGCTCACCGCGGCGGTCAGCCGGACGGACGCCGAACCCCTCGTCCGGGCCGACCGGGCGCGGGTCGTCGTGGAGGCCCGCGGCACGCGCCTGGAGTACGAACTGGTCTCACTGCTCCGGCGTAGCGGCATCCGGTTCCGCCGGTTCACGGTCGGGGCAGAGAGCGAACTCGACGGCGTGACCCTCGGAACGGCCACCGTCCGGGACACGCACGGCGTGGCGGTGCTGGCGGTGCGGAAGCCGACCGGCTGGCTGGTGACGCCGCCCGGGACGCTCGGTATCGCGGCCGGTGACGAACTGTTCGCGGTCGGCGAGCCCAGGCAACTCGACGCGTTCGCGGAGGTGGTCGCGTGA
- a CDS encoding NAD-binding protein has product MSSRGVLLRTRVAVVLVALVALLSFTTGVVNIGMTQIAGPLGPFIPDDVEQAAGFTGALTGFLMLGSAFGLRRGLRVAWYSTVVLLPVTAAQGLAQSNVLSSPLIVLSLLSLPTVLINYRRFDRPLALSTTQLAAGAALVGTMVYGTAGTYRLRGEFANVETVLDAVYYTIVTASTVGYGDAIPESQQARLFSISVLVLGVASFTLALGSLLGPAIEARFAQALGTMTDRQLELLEDHVIVLGYGDLTEPIIEELSGTTPFVVITPDQDAAAHLNARDIAVLSADPSDEEPLHRASIEDARAVVAATENDANDALAILTAKSLNADLRVVAAATDRENVEKLRRAGADSVISPAVIGGHLLVESALGDEDVETLADRILANDGSGDEA; this is encoded by the coding sequence ATGTCGTCCCGAGGCGTGTTGCTGCGAACGCGAGTCGCCGTCGTGCTCGTGGCGCTCGTCGCCCTGCTCTCCTTCACGACGGGTGTCGTCAACATCGGGATGACCCAGATAGCGGGCCCGCTCGGGCCGTTCATCCCCGATGACGTGGAGCAGGCGGCCGGGTTCACCGGCGCGCTGACCGGCTTCCTCATGCTCGGGAGCGCCTTCGGGCTCCGGCGCGGGTTGCGCGTCGCGTGGTACTCGACGGTCGTCCTCCTGCCGGTCACCGCCGCACAGGGGCTGGCCCAGTCGAACGTCCTCTCGTCGCCGCTGATCGTCCTCTCGCTGCTCTCGCTCCCGACCGTCCTCATCAACTATCGGCGGTTCGACCGACCCCTCGCCCTCTCGACGACGCAGCTTGCCGCTGGGGCGGCACTGGTCGGGACGATGGTCTACGGGACCGCCGGGACCTACCGCCTCAGGGGGGAGTTCGCGAACGTCGAGACGGTCCTCGACGCGGTCTACTACACCATCGTCACCGCGAGCACCGTCGGGTACGGGGACGCGATCCCCGAGAGCCAGCAGGCCCGTCTGTTCTCCATCTCCGTGCTGGTGCTCGGCGTCGCCAGTTTCACGCTCGCACTCGGGTCACTGCTCGGCCCGGCCATCGAGGCGCGGTTCGCCCAGGCACTCGGAACCATGACCGACCGACAACTCGAACTGCTCGAGGACCACGTCATCGTCCTCGGCTACGGCGACCTGACGGAACCGATCATCGAGGAACTCTCCGGGACGACGCCCTTCGTCGTCATCACGCCGGACCAGGACGCGGCGGCTCACCTCAACGCGCGGGACATCGCGGTCCTGTCCGCCGATCCCAGCGACGAGGAGCCCCTCCACCGCGCGAGCATCGAGGACGCTCGCGCCGTGGTCGCGGCCACGGAGAACGACGCCAACGACGCGCTGGCCATCCTGACCGCCAAGTCGCTCAACGCAGACCTTCGGGTGGTCGCGGCCGCGACCGACCGCGAGAACGTCGAGAAACTCAGGCGGGCGGGCGCTGACTCGGTCATCAGCCCGGCGGTCATCGGCGGCCACCTGCTCGTCGAGTCGGCCCTCGGCGACGAGGACGTCGAGACGCTCGCAGACAGGATCCTGGCGAACGACGGATCGGGCGACGAGGCCTGA
- a CDS encoding HPP family protein — protein MRDRLRRRLAAVRARVRRLERRELRAIRRWLENTRNLIHLSVIVFVPLLIAMVTWLSNAVSVLPFLLFPPLASGTFTLFSNPESEYASPTRFVGGLTVGALCGWIAYLIATALWAAPGETAVDPGAAALSIFLTGVVTWLLDVEEASAFSSALLIHVIDVSQANSITLEVLAGLSVTVTPRLAYVGSVLVSSALVATVFLLWRETVYEERARYLYQSTNGDDHVLVPMRTDTAEATAMLAAALAAAHEAGKVVLLDVVDDERLAAAERELLSETRSARTDGGRPGDAAGTDAGSAPEPDDADLDDEALEDLTERRAASTAANRLEAQAARIETEVGVPCESVVAVATGRPSKTVLTTAQETNCDLIATPYEQHHGSLSPFVRQLFSGDVDVLVHRSVDGRVGWRRVLVPVRRASDVAHAMIDFALRLTGRTGHVGVAHCMQEGGNRRRAENMLSNLVEPFDGPLETRVSRASIETFLRDGANSYDLIFLGASTDRSRASRLISPPTFERIRDLDCDVAIVDRNR, from the coding sequence ATGCGCGATCGGTTGCGTCGACGACTCGCCGCGGTCCGGGCCCGCGTTCGGCGCCTCGAGCGCCGCGAACTGCGGGCGATCCGGCGCTGGCTCGAGAACACGCGCAACCTGATCCACCTCTCGGTGATCGTGTTCGTCCCCCTGCTGATCGCGATGGTCACCTGGCTCTCGAACGCGGTCTCCGTGCTCCCGTTCCTGCTGTTTCCGCCGCTGGCGTCTGGCACGTTCACGCTCTTCTCCAACCCCGAGAGCGAGTACGCCTCGCCGACGCGGTTCGTCGGCGGCCTGACCGTCGGGGCGTTGTGTGGCTGGATCGCCTACCTGATCGCCACCGCGCTCTGGGCCGCACCCGGGGAGACGGCCGTCGATCCCGGCGCCGCGGCGCTGTCGATCTTTCTTACCGGAGTCGTGACCTGGCTCCTCGACGTGGAGGAGGCCTCGGCCTTCTCCAGCGCCCTGCTCATCCACGTCATCGACGTGAGCCAGGCGAACTCGATCACGCTCGAGGTGCTCGCGGGGCTGTCGGTGACGGTCACGCCGCGGCTCGCGTACGTCGGCAGCGTCCTCGTGTCGTCGGCGCTGGTGGCGACCGTCTTCCTCCTCTGGCGCGAGACGGTCTACGAAGAGCGGGCTCGCTATCTCTACCAGTCGACCAACGGCGACGACCACGTCCTCGTGCCGATGCGCACCGACACGGCCGAGGCGACCGCCATGCTGGCCGCCGCCCTCGCCGCCGCCCACGAGGCCGGAAAGGTCGTCCTGCTCGACGTGGTCGACGACGAGCGACTGGCCGCGGCCGAGCGGGAACTCCTCTCGGAAACCCGGAGCGCCCGGACCGACGGCGGGCGCCCCGGCGACGCGGCGGGGACCGACGCCGGGTCGGCACCCGAGCCCGACGACGCGGACCTCGACGACGAGGCGCTCGAGGATCTGACCGAGCGTCGCGCCGCCTCGACGGCTGCGAACCGGCTGGAAGCACAGGCTGCGCGCATCGAGACGGAGGTGGGCGTCCCGTGCGAGTCGGTCGTGGCGGTCGCCACCGGGCGCCCGTCGAAGACGGTGCTCACGACCGCCCAGGAGACCAACTGCGACCTGATCGCGACGCCGTACGAACAGCACCACGGGAGCCTCTCGCCGTTCGTCCGACAGCTGTTCAGTGGTGACGTCGACGTGCTGGTCCATCGCTCCGTCGACGGGCGAGTCGGCTGGCGCCGGGTGCTCGTGCCGGTCCGGCGAGCCAGCGACGTGGCCCACGCGATGATCGACTTCGCGCTCCGGTTGACCGGGCGGACCGGGCACGTCGGCGTCGCGCACTGCATGCAGGAGGGCGGGAACCGCCGTCGGGCGGAGAACATGCTCTCGAACCTGGTCGAGCCGTTCGACGGCCCGCTTGAGACGCGCGTCTCGCGGGCGTCGATCGAGACCTTCCTCCGAGACGGCGCGAACAGCTACGACCTGATCTTCCTCGGCGCGAGCACGGACCGGAGCCGGGCCTCCCGCCTGATCTCACCGCCGACCTTCGAGCGCATCCGGGATCTCGACTGCGACGTCGCCATCGTCGACCGGAACCGGTGA